The proteins below are encoded in one region of Equus caballus isolate H_3958 breed thoroughbred chromosome 18, TB-T2T, whole genome shotgun sequence:
- the LOC138918622 gene encoding LOW QUALITY PROTEIN: ATP-dependent RNA helicase DDX18-like (The sequence of the model RefSeq protein was modified relative to this genomic sequence to represent the inferred CDS: substituted 1 base at 1 genomic stop codon) gives MGFTNMTGIQHKTIRPLLEGRDLLAAAKTGSGKTLAFLIPAVELIVKLKFMPRNGTGVLILSPMRELAMQTFGVLKELMTHHIHTYGLTMGGSNRSAEAQKLANGINIIVATPGRLLDHVQNTSGFMYENLQCLVIDEADRILDVGFEEELKQIIKLLPTRRQTMLFSATQTRKVEDLVRISLKKEPLYVGVDDDKANATVDGLEQGYVVCPSEKRFLLLFTFLKKNRKKKLMVFFSSCKSVKYHYELLNYIDLPVLAIHGKQKQNKWTTTFFQFCNADSGILLCTDVAARGLDIPEVDWIVQYDPPDDPKEYIHRVGRTPRGLNGRGHALLILRPEELGFLRYLKQSKVPLSEFEFSWSKISDIQSQVSXKIEKNYFLHKSAQEAYKSYIRAYDSHSLKQIFNVNNLNLPQVALSFGFKVPPFVDLNLNSNKGKLKKRGGGGGFGYQKTRKVEKSKIFKHISSKSSDSRQFSH, from the exons atggGCTTTACAAACATGACCGGGATTCAGCATAAAACCATCAGACCGCTTCTGGAAGGCAG GGATCTTCTAGCAGCtgcaaaaacaggcagtggcAAAACCCTGGCATTTCTCATCCCTGCGGTTGAACTCATTGTTAAGTTAAAGTTCATGCCCAGAAATG GAACAGGAGTCCTTATTCTCTCACCTATGAGGGAGCTGGCCATGCAGACTTTTGGTGTTCTTAAGGAGCTAATGACGCACCATATCCATACGTATGGGTTAACAATGGGGGGCAGTAACAGATCTGCTGAAGCGCAGAAACTAGCTAATGGGATCAACATTATTGTGGCCACACCAGGCCGTCTCCTGGACCACGTGCAG AATACTTCAGGGTTTATGTATGAAAACCTTCAGTGTCTGGTTATTGATGAGGCTGACCGTATCTTGGATGTTGGGTTTGAAGAGGAATTAAAGCAAATTATTAAACTTCTGCCAA CACGCAGACAGACCATGCTCTTTTCTGCCACACAAACTCGAAAAGTTGAAGACCTGGTGAGGATTTCTCTGAAAAAGGAGCCATTGTATGTTGGTGTTGATGATGATAAAGCTAATGCAACAGTAGATGGTCTTGAGCAG GGGTACGTTGTTTGTCCCTCTGAGAAGAGGTTCCTCCTGCTCTTTACATTCCTTAAGAAGAACCGGAAGAAGAAACTAAtggtcttcttttcttcctgtaaGTCTGTGAAATACCACTACGAATTGCTGAACTACATCGATTTGCCTGTCTTGGCCATTCAT GGAAAGCAGAAGCAAAACAAGTGGACCACCACGTTCTTCCAGTTCTGCAATGCGGATTCAGGCATATTGTTGTGCACAGATGTGGCAGCTAGAGGGCTGGATATTCCTGAAGTCGACTGGATTGTGCAGTATGACCCTCCAGATGACCCCAAG GAATATATTCATCGTGTGGGCAGAACACCCAGAGGCCTAAACGGAAGAGGGCACGCCTTGCTCATTTTGCGCCCCGAAGAGTTGGGTTTCCTTCGTTACTTGAAGCAATCCAAG gtTCCATTAAGTGAGTTTGAGTTTTCCTGGTCTAAAATTTCTGACATTCAGTCTCAGGTAT cttgaaaaattgaaaagaactaCTTCCTTCATAAGTCAGCCCAGGAAGCATACAAGTCGTACATTCGAGCATACGATTCCCACTCTCTGAAACAGATCTTTAATGTGAATAACTTAAATTTGCCTCAGGTTGCTCTGTCATTTGGTTTCAAGGTGCCTCCTTTTGTTGATCTGA ACCTGAACAGCAACAAAGGCAAGCTTAAAAAGAGGGGAGGCGGCGGTGGATTTGGCTACCAGAAAACCAGGAAAGTCGAGAAATCCAAAATCTTCAAGCACATCAGCAGCAAATCATCGGACAGCAGGCAGTTCTCTCACTGA